Within the Bacteroidia bacterium genome, the region CACTTCAATTTTTATCAACAGATTTAGATACAATTGCCGATCTTTTAGAGCAATTGTTTGTACCTCAAAACCACTACGTTGCTCTTTTAGGGGGCAACGTAGTTTCTGTAGTAGCATATTCAACATTTAATAGTCGCTCTATTGCAATTAGAAGAAACAAAATAGTTAAACACCTAGGACCTGCTAAAGGACTTTACAGTTACTTTAGACTCCACAGAGCACTAGGTAAGAAGCTCAACTTACATATTGAACAACTTTACATAGATTCAGTAGTCACCGATAGCGCCTATAGGGGAATGGGGATAGCTTTAGAATTGCAAAAGCATTTAATAGAGAGCCTTCCTTATAAAGAGATTCACCTTGAAGTTGCTCAAATGAACTTCAAGGCAATCAGAGTTTATGAGAAGATGGGCTTTGTAATAGATCAACATCTCAAAGAGCGCTCATTCTGGAAACCTAACAGTGAGGGGGGCAATTTAATTATGTCCCTCACTAAAGCTGAGAACATTCAACTTAGCGATAAACCATAGCAACTGCAATCATTAAAAACAGTGATAAGACACTATCAATACTGATGGTGGTGTTGATGTAGTTAACGTGTCTAGGCTCATCTTTAGCTGCAATAATACTAATTAAGAACACTGGTGGAGTTAAAGCTAAAGTTAAAATCGCTTTTTGGTAAATGGGCTCAAATGGATAAATTGCCAACAACAATAAAGCTGCTGAAAAGTTGACAACCTTTCTAACGCCAATGGTTGCTAAAGCCATCTTTAAGTTACTTTTATCCACTTTTAGTTGATACCCAATAGCAATACCAATTAAAGGGACAGTGGCAGCAGCTAAAGTTACCACAACTGAATTTAAGACATCAGGAAACTTGCCCACTAAGGCTGGAATATTGGCAAATGCCATTCCTAAGAAGATTGCAATGATAAGGGGTGATAAAAAGATTGTTTTAACAATTTGTAATGGAGATTGGCTACCATGGTGTTTGTGTTGGTAGATCGTTATGAAAAAGGCAAAGATAAACAAAGTGTGCCCAATATCTAAAAAGGAGAGAGCCCAAAGGTTGTGTTGCCCATAAAGGGCAATAAAAACAGCATATCCATACATTCCCAACTCATAACCACTAATTAGAAATGGGAAGTAGGGACTCTCTATTTTAAAGATTTTTTTAATTGCAAAACCAATAAACAAAATTACCAAACAATAAATGATGATTATTATTGGAATGACAAATTCACTAGCATTTATTTTTGCATTTAAGAAAGTGGTGAACAAAAGGGTGGGTAGAGTTACATACAAAACAAGGTTCTTAAGCTCAACTATTGTGTTATCTTTAAAAAAGTTAATTTTGTTTAATAAAAACCCAACGCTAAAAAGTAACAGTACTGGTAATCCAGCGACAAAGTATTGACTCATTTACATTCACCTATCTACAATATTTTTCCCTATGATAGCCGAGTGGCCCCTCTTAGACAATCAACAAAAGTCTCTAACTAACCATTTTTTCATAAATCGAGTGAGTTTTTTGATCAAAAGAGACAAAAACTACCGCCTCAATTTTGTCTTCTGCTACTTCACTTAAAAACTTATCAACAGTAGAAATAGCGATTGAAGTGGCTTCTTCTAAAGGATAGGCATAAACTCCAGTACTTATAGCGGGAAAAGCTATTGTCTTAGCGCCAATTTCTAGTGCTACCTCTAAAGATCTCCAATAGGAACTCGAAAGAAGCTGAGCCTCATTGTTGTTTCCCCCTCGATAAACAGGTCCCACTGTGTGAATCACAAAGCGACTAGGAAGGCGATAAGCACTAGTTGCTTTAGCATCTCCTGTGTTACACCCACCTAAGGTTCTACACTCATCTAATAATCTAGGTCCTGCTTTTGCATGAATTGCACCATCAACACCCCCACCACCAAGTAAGGTAGTATTGGCAGCATTAACTATGGCATCAACTTCGAGCGTGGTAATGTCACCTAAATATAGGCTAATTCTTTTATCAACACCCATATTAATACCCCCTTATTAAAAGTATATCACAACTCTATTTGGGACCAACTATTGTTTGTTAAAACATCAACTTCTTTAAAACCTAAATTTTTTAACTCTTTGTATACAAAATCGAAGCTGTGATCTAAGTTCTCTTTGGCATGAGAGTCAGAGTTAATAACTAAACTTATTCCCATCTCTTTA harbors:
- a CDS encoding GNAT family N-acetyltransferase, producing LQFLSTDLDTIADLLEQLFVPQNHYVALLGGNVVSVVAYSTFNSRSIAIRRNKIVKHLGPAKGLYSYFRLHRALGKKLNLHIEQLYIDSVVTDSAYRGMGIALELQKHLIESLPYKEIHLEVAQMNFKAIRVYEKMGFVIDQHLKERSFWKPNSEGGNLIMSLTKAENIQLSDKP
- a CDS encoding AEC family transporter, which produces MSQYFVAGLPVLLLFSVGFLLNKINFFKDNTIVELKNLVLYVTLPTLLFTTFLNAKINASEFVIPIIIIIYCLVILFIGFAIKKIFKIESPYFPFLISGYELGMYGYAVFIALYGQHNLWALSFLDIGHTLFIFAFFITIYQHKHHGSQSPLQIVKTIFLSPLIIAIFLGMAFANIPALVGKFPDVLNSVVVTLAAATVPLIGIAIGYQLKVDKSNLKMALATIGVRKVVNFSAALLLLAIYPFEPIYQKAILTLALTPPVFLISIIAAKDEPRHVNYINTTISIDSVLSLFLMIAVAMVYR
- a CDS encoding O-acetyl-ADP-ribose deacetylase → MGVDKRISLYLGDITTLEVDAIVNAANTTLLGGGGVDGAIHAKAGPRLLDECRTLGGCNTGDAKATSAYRLPSRFVIHTVGPVYRGGNNNEAQLLSSSYWRSLEVALEIGAKTIAFPAISTGVYAYPLEEATSIAISTVDKFLSEVAEDKIEAVVFVSFDQKTHSIYEKMVS